Proteins encoded within one genomic window of Sphaerotilus montanus:
- a CDS encoding chemotaxis protein CheW, producing the protein MRGEYLTFRLGHEEYGIDILKVQEIRSYEAPTRIANAASCFKGVVNLRGVIVPIVDLRIKFGCESVEYNGFTVVIVLNIRGRVVGAVVDSVSDVLELPGEAVRPAPDMDTSQDTSFITGIASLQDRMLILLDIERLMGSNDLGLSSASSDM; encoded by the coding sequence ATGCGAGGCGAGTACCTGACGTTCCGCCTCGGCCATGAGGAATACGGCATCGACATCCTCAAGGTGCAGGAAATCCGCTCCTACGAGGCCCCGACGCGCATCGCCAATGCCGCCTCGTGCTTCAAGGGCGTGGTGAACCTGCGCGGCGTGATCGTGCCGATCGTCGATCTGCGCATCAAGTTCGGCTGCGAGAGCGTCGAGTACAACGGCTTCACGGTGGTGATCGTGCTGAACATCCGCGGGCGGGTGGTCGGTGCGGTGGTCGACTCGGTGTCGGACGTGCTGGAGTTGCCCGGCGAGGCCGTGCGCCCTGCCCCGGACATGGACACCAGCCAGGACACCAGTTTCATCACCGGCATTGCCAGCCTGCAGGACCGCATGCTGATCCTGCTCGACATCGAACGCCTGATGGGCAGCAACGACCTCGGCCTCAGTTCGGCCTCGTCCGACATGTGA
- a CDS encoding CBS domain-containing protein produces the protein MKVSDILRVKGNTLFTVTPDHPLSEAITAMAENDIGSLVVMEHGDLAGMLTFREVIQAIVRNGGVVGKMLVRGVMDDHPLTCTPGTEIDEVRRMMLERHARYMPVMSARMLMGVISFYDVAKAVVDSQDFENRMLKAYIRDWPADATEPTTTDPVRGQA, from the coding sequence AGGGCAACACGCTGTTCACCGTCACCCCGGACCACCCGCTGTCCGAAGCGATCACGGCCATGGCCGAGAACGACATCGGCTCGCTCGTGGTGATGGAGCACGGCGATCTGGCCGGCATGCTCACCTTCCGCGAAGTGATCCAGGCGATCGTGCGCAATGGCGGCGTGGTCGGCAAGATGCTGGTGCGTGGCGTGATGGACGACCATCCGCTGACCTGCACGCCCGGCACCGAGATCGACGAGGTGCGCCGCATGATGCTGGAGCGCCATGCGCGCTACATGCCCGTGATGAGCGCGCGCATGCTGATGGGCGTGATCTCGTTCTACGACGTCGCCAAGGCCGTGGTGGACAGCCAGGACTTCGAGAACCGCATGCTCAAGGCCTATATCCGCGACTGGCCGGCCGACGCGACCGAGCCGACCACGACCGACCCGGTCCGCGGTCAGGCCTGA